A genomic window from Lutra lutra chromosome 17, mLutLut1.2, whole genome shotgun sequence includes:
- the ZBTB45 gene encoding zinc finger and BTB domain-containing protein 45 isoform X1: MGAWPRRSRGGGKSRLAGGLPQAPPGRVRGGPPRSGWGAGSRAEHGGGCSERCARRGPRRGSRHAAPHPGGRAFVLRRREGPAAPGLSRGREPGGGGPEAAGGAGAGAGRCAGPRRPRADLKVSGRALDAPRRGDVAKEDQKAAWGGVTAGQEGEWMAAAEAVHHIHLQNFSRSLLETLNGQRLGGHFCDVTVRIREASLRAHRCVLAAGSPFFQDKLLLGHSEIRVPPVVPAQTVRQLVEFLYSGSLVVAQGEALQVLTAASVLRIQTVIDECTQIIARARAPLPGAPAPLPTPVPPPLAPAQLRHRLRHLLAARPPGHPGAAHSRKQRQPARLQLPAPTAPTKAEGSEDPALSAAPDDGGDCDEETDDETDGEDGEGGGPGEGQAPPSFPDCAAGFLTAAPDSACEEPPAPAGLSDYAGAGRDFLRGASAAEDVFPESYVSAWQDEDGTAAEACPPDTPAPPDCVLSGSRVPSVKTPGPPVSLFPFHLGAPGPPAQPSPAPSGPAPALSSAFYPALQPDTAPSAPPGEAPAPPPAAPAAAPSATPARAPGAAEPPAYECSHCRKTFSSRKNYTKHMFIHSGEKPHQCAVCWRSFSLRDYLLKHMVTHTGVRAFQCAVCAKRFTQKSSLNVHMRTHRPERAPCPACGKVFSHRALLERHLAAHPAP, translated from the exons ATGGGGGCCTGGCCCCGGCGATCGCGCGGAGGCGGGAAATCCAGGCTGGCCGGGGGTCTGCCGCAGGCGCCGCCGGGGCGTGTGCGAGGGGGGCCTCCGCGTTCGGGCTGGGGCGCGGGCAGCCGAGCGGAGCATGGGGGAGGGTGCTCGGAGCGCTGCGCACGGCGAGGGCCGCGGCGCGGCAGCCGCCACGCGGCGCCACACCCGGGAGGGCGGGCCTTTGTTCTGCGGCGCAGAGAAGGCCCTGCTGCGCCGGGACTGAGCCGAGGCCGGGAGCCCGGCGGCGGAGGGCCGGAGGCGGCCGGCGGCGCGGGTGCGGGTGCGGGTCGGTGCGCAGGCCCCCGCCGCCCGCGCGCGGATCTGAAGGTCTCTGGACG GGCCTTGGATGCTCCAAGGAGGGGGGATGTGGCAAAGGAAGATCAAAAAGCTGCTTGGGGAGGAGTCACAGCTGGCCAGGAAGGGGAGTGG ATGGCGGCGGCAGAGGCAGTACACCATATACACCTGCAGAACTTCTCCCGCTCGCTGCTTGAGACACTCAACGGGCAGCGGCTGGGCGGTCACTTCTGTGACGTGACCGTGAGGATCCGCGAGGCTTCGCTGCGTGCACACCGCTGTGTGTTGGCTGCTGGCTCGCCCTTCTTCCAGGACAAGCTGCTTCTCGGCCACTCCGAGATCCGCGTGCCACCGGTGGTGCCGGCGCAGACGGTGCGCCAGCTCGTCGAGTTCCTCTACAGCGGCTCGCTTGTGGTGGCACAGGGCGAAGCCCTGCAGGTGCTCACGGCCGCGTCGGTGCTGCGCATCCAGACGGTCATAGACGAATGCACGCAGATCATtgcccgcgcccgcgccccgcTCCCGGGCGCGCCGGCGCCCCTTCCCACACCCGTGCCCCCACCTCTTGCACCCGCGCAGCTTCGCCACCGTCTGCGCCACTTGCTTGCGGCGCGCCCTccgggccacccaggcgccgcgcATAGCCGCAAGCAGCGCCAGCCAGCGCGCCTGCAGCTGCCCGCTCCCACTGCGCCAACTAAGGCCGAGGGGTCGGAGGACCCCGCCCTGTCGGCGGCCCCAGACGACGGCGGCGACTGCGACGAAGAGACCGACGATGAAACCGACGGCGAGGACGGTGAAGGCGGCGGCCCGGGAGAGGgccaggcgcccccttccttCCCCGACTGCGCCGCGGGCTTCCTCACCGCGGCCCCTGACAGCGCGTGCGAGGAGCCGCCCGCACCCGCCGGCCTCTCGGACTACGCCGGCGCCGGAAGGGACTTCCTTAGGGGGGCCTCGGCGGCCGAGGACGTGTTCCCGGAGAGTTACGTGTCCGCTTGGCAAGATGAGGATGGCACCGCCGCAGAAGCCTGCCCCCCCGATACCCCGGCTCCGCCTGACTGCGTCCTGTCCGGATCCCGCGTCCCCAGCGTGAAGACCCCGGGCCCCCCAGTCTCGCTTTTCCCTTTTCATCTGGGCGCTCCCGGACCGCCTGCGCAGCCTTCTCCCGCGCCCTCCGGGCCCGCTCCTGCACTCTCCTCTGCATTCTACCCCGCGCTCCAGCCAGATACGGCCCCAAGTGCGCCTCCAGGGGAGGCACCGGCCCCGCCGCCCGCTGCTCCTGCTGCGGCCCCCTCGGCCACCCCTGCCCGAGCCCCAGGTGCTGCCGAGCCACCTGCCTATGAATGCAGTCACTGCCGCAAGACGTTCAGCTCACGGAAAAACTACACCAAGCACATGTTCATCCACTCCG GGGAGAAGCCCCACCAGTGCGCCGTGTGCTGGCGATCTTTCTCGCTGCGCGACTACCTGCTGAAGCACATGGTCACGCACACAGGCGTGCGCGCCTTCCAGTGCGCGGTCTGCGCCAAGCGCTTCACACAGAAGAGCTCGCTCAACGTGCACATGCGCACGCACCGGCCGGAGCGCGCGCCCTGCCCCGCCTGCGGCAAGGTCTTCTCCCACCGCGCGCTGCTCGAGCGCCACCTGGCCGCGCATCCGGCGCCCTGA
- the ZBTB45 gene encoding zinc finger and BTB domain-containing protein 45 isoform X2, translating to MAAAEAVHHIHLQNFSRSLLETLNGQRLGGHFCDVTVRIREASLRAHRCVLAAGSPFFQDKLLLGHSEIRVPPVVPAQTVRQLVEFLYSGSLVVAQGEALQVLTAASVLRIQTVIDECTQIIARARAPLPGAPAPLPTPVPPPLAPAQLRHRLRHLLAARPPGHPGAAHSRKQRQPARLQLPAPTAPTKAEGSEDPALSAAPDDGGDCDEETDDETDGEDGEGGGPGEGQAPPSFPDCAAGFLTAAPDSACEEPPAPAGLSDYAGAGRDFLRGASAAEDVFPESYVSAWQDEDGTAAEACPPDTPAPPDCVLSGSRVPSVKTPGPPVSLFPFHLGAPGPPAQPSPAPSGPAPALSSAFYPALQPDTAPSAPPGEAPAPPPAAPAAAPSATPARAPGAAEPPAYECSHCRKTFSSRKNYTKHMFIHSGEKPHQCAVCWRSFSLRDYLLKHMVTHTGVRAFQCAVCAKRFTQKSSLNVHMRTHRPERAPCPACGKVFSHRALLERHLAAHPAP from the exons ATGGCGGCGGCAGAGGCAGTACACCATATACACCTGCAGAACTTCTCCCGCTCGCTGCTTGAGACACTCAACGGGCAGCGGCTGGGCGGTCACTTCTGTGACGTGACCGTGAGGATCCGCGAGGCTTCGCTGCGTGCACACCGCTGTGTGTTGGCTGCTGGCTCGCCCTTCTTCCAGGACAAGCTGCTTCTCGGCCACTCCGAGATCCGCGTGCCACCGGTGGTGCCGGCGCAGACGGTGCGCCAGCTCGTCGAGTTCCTCTACAGCGGCTCGCTTGTGGTGGCACAGGGCGAAGCCCTGCAGGTGCTCACGGCCGCGTCGGTGCTGCGCATCCAGACGGTCATAGACGAATGCACGCAGATCATtgcccgcgcccgcgccccgcTCCCGGGCGCGCCGGCGCCCCTTCCCACACCCGTGCCCCCACCTCTTGCACCCGCGCAGCTTCGCCACCGTCTGCGCCACTTGCTTGCGGCGCGCCCTccgggccacccaggcgccgcgcATAGCCGCAAGCAGCGCCAGCCAGCGCGCCTGCAGCTGCCCGCTCCCACTGCGCCAACTAAGGCCGAGGGGTCGGAGGACCCCGCCCTGTCGGCGGCCCCAGACGACGGCGGCGACTGCGACGAAGAGACCGACGATGAAACCGACGGCGAGGACGGTGAAGGCGGCGGCCCGGGAGAGGgccaggcgcccccttccttCCCCGACTGCGCCGCGGGCTTCCTCACCGCGGCCCCTGACAGCGCGTGCGAGGAGCCGCCCGCACCCGCCGGCCTCTCGGACTACGCCGGCGCCGGAAGGGACTTCCTTAGGGGGGCCTCGGCGGCCGAGGACGTGTTCCCGGAGAGTTACGTGTCCGCTTGGCAAGATGAGGATGGCACCGCCGCAGAAGCCTGCCCCCCCGATACCCCGGCTCCGCCTGACTGCGTCCTGTCCGGATCCCGCGTCCCCAGCGTGAAGACCCCGGGCCCCCCAGTCTCGCTTTTCCCTTTTCATCTGGGCGCTCCCGGACCGCCTGCGCAGCCTTCTCCCGCGCCCTCCGGGCCCGCTCCTGCACTCTCCTCTGCATTCTACCCCGCGCTCCAGCCAGATACGGCCCCAAGTGCGCCTCCAGGGGAGGCACCGGCCCCGCCGCCCGCTGCTCCTGCTGCGGCCCCCTCGGCCACCCCTGCCCGAGCCCCAGGTGCTGCCGAGCCACCTGCCTATGAATGCAGTCACTGCCGCAAGACGTTCAGCTCACGGAAAAACTACACCAAGCACATGTTCATCCACTCCG GGGAGAAGCCCCACCAGTGCGCCGTGTGCTGGCGATCTTTCTCGCTGCGCGACTACCTGCTGAAGCACATGGTCACGCACACAGGCGTGCGCGCCTTCCAGTGCGCGGTCTGCGCCAAGCGCTTCACACAGAAGAGCTCGCTCAACGTGCACATGCGCACGCACCGGCCGGAGCGCGCGCCCTGCCCCGCCTGCGGCAAGGTCTTCTCCCACCGCGCGCTGCTCGAGCGCCACCTGGCCGCGCATCCGGCGCCCTGA
- the LOC125089033 gene encoding uncharacterized protein LOC125089033 produces the protein MAIGRRGQAALPALAGGGTKVAEARAAGQRGRSEQQLASGVARGAGDEAGPALSISGPRSRALPAGLALARGGGGREGGREPQQNSSVVAVKMAVAAWETQRTSGSPTHSSFCYETHGAHWRKLSVDSCQCSRTGKGEMLKGLVLNWRSRHRGAPQRGPRPTAGPAPTHAPLEPPSGPGSLDKLPAQTLLPPQTGSNRSSPPAP, from the exons ATGGCGATCGGCCGCCGCGGCCAGGCCGCTCTTCCGGCTCTAGCCGGAGGGGGAACTAAAGTCGCCGAGGCTCGGGCGGCGGGGCAGCGAGGAAGGTCAGAGCAGCAGCTCGCTTCCGGCGTGGCCCGAGGCGCGGGGGATGAGGCGGGGCCTGCGCTGTCAATCTCTGGGCCGCGCTCCCGCGCGCTCCCCGCGGGGCTGGCACTGGCGCGCGGCGGCGGAGGCCGGGAAGGCGGTCGGGAGCCCCAG CAAAACTCGTCTGTGGTGGCAGTCAAGATGGCAGTGGCTGCTTGGGAGACACAGAGGACTTCTGGGAGCCCGACACATTCCAGTTTTTGCTATGAGACTCATGGTGCTCACTGGAG GAAACTGTCTGTAGATAGTTGCCAGTGTTCCAGGACTGGGAAGGGTGAGATGCTGAAAGG CCTCGTCCTCAACTGGAGATCTCGGCACCGAGGAGCCCCGCAAAGGGGGCCTAGGCCCACCGCTGGACCGGCTCCGACGCACGCACCCCTCGAGCCTCCTTCGGGCCCGGGGTCTTTAGACAAGCTCCCCGCCCAGACTCTGCTCCCGCCTCAGACAGGATCGAACAGGAGCTCTCCGCCTGCACCGTAG
- the TRIM28 gene encoding LOW QUALITY PROTEIN: transcription intermediary factor 1-beta (The sequence of the model RefSeq protein was modified relative to this genomic sequence to represent the inferred CDS: inserted 1 base in 1 codon; deleted 1 base in 1 codon) — MAASAAAASAAAAAAASGSPGPGEGSAGGEKRAAASSAASAASASASASSPAGGGGEALELLEHCGVCRERLRPEREPRLLPCLHSACSACLGPPAPAAANSSGDGGAAGDGAVVDCPVCKQQCFSKDIVENYFMRDSGSKASADSQDANQCCTSCEDNAPATSYCVECSEPLCETCVEAHQRVKYTKDHTVRSTGPAKSRDGERTVYCNVHKHEPLVLFCESCDTLTCRDCQLNAHKDHQYQFLEDAVRNQRKLLASLVKRLGDKHATLQKNTKEVRSSIRQVSDVQKRVQVDVKMAILQIMKELNKRGRVLVNDAQKVTEGQQERLERQHWTMTKIQKHQEHILRFASWALESDNNTALLLSKKLIYFQLHRALKMIVDPVEPHGEMKFQWDLNAWTKSAEAFGKIVAERPGTNSTGPTSMAPPRAPGPLSKQGSGSSQPMEVQEGYGFGSDDPYSSAEPHVSGVKRSRSGEGEVSGLMRKVPRVSLERLDLDLTADSQPPVFKVFPGSTTEDYNLIVIERGAAAAAAGQPGTAPPGAPGAPPLPGMAIVKEEETEAAIGAPPTATEGPETKPVLMALAEGPGAEGPRLASPSGSTSSGLEVVAPEGTSAPAGGPGALDDSATICRVCQKPGDLVMCNQCEFCFHLDCHLPALQDVPGEEWSCSLCHVLPDLKEEDGSLSLDGGDSTGVVAKLSPANQSRERVLLALFCHEPCRPLHQLATDSTFSLDQPGGTLDLTLIRARLQEKLSPPYSSPQEFXQDGGRMFKQFNKLTEDKADVQSIIGLQRFFETRMNEAFGDTKFSAVLVEPPPLSLPGASLSAQELSSGPGDGP, encoded by the exons ATGGCGGCCTCGGCGGCGGCGGCctccgcggcggcggcggcggccgcctCCGGCAGCCCAGGCCCAGGCGAGGGTTCGGCTGGCGGCGAAAAGCGCGCCGCTGCTTCGTCGGCCGCGTCTGCGGCCTCAGCCTCGGCCTCGGCGTCGTCACCCGCGGGGGGCGGCGGCGAGGCTCTGGAGCTGCTGGAGCACTGCGGTGTGTGCCGGGAGCGCCTGCGCCCGGAGAGGGAGCCTCGCTTGTTGCCCTGCTTGCACTCGGCTTGCAGTGCCTGCCTCGGGCCCCCGGCGCCCGCTGCCGCCAACAGCTCGGGGGATGGCGGTGCGGCGGGCGACGGCGCCG tGGTGGACTGTCCTGTTTGCAAGCAGCAGTGCTTCTCCAAAGACATTGTGGAGAACTACTTTATGCGTGATAGTGGCAGTAAGGCTTCCGCAGACTCGCAGGACGCAAATCAG TGCTGCACTAGCTGTGAGGATAATGCTCCTGCCACCAGCTACTGTGTGGAGTGCTCTGAGCCGCTGTGTGAGACGTGTGTGGAGGCACACCAGCGGGTGAAGTACACCAAGGACCACACCGTGCGCTCTACTG GGCCAGCCAAGTCACGGGACGGTGAGCGCACAGTGTACTGCAATGTGCACAAGCACGAGCCCCTTGTGTTGTTCTGCGAGAGCTGTGACACCCTCACCTGCCGGGACTGCCAGCTCAATGCCCATAAGGACCACCA ATACCAGTTCCTGGAAGATGCAGTGAGGAACCAGCGCAAGCTCCTGGCCTCGCTGGTGAAGCGCCTCGGGGACAAGCATGCAACGCTGCAGAAGAATACCAAGGAGGTTCGCAGCTC gatcCGCCAAGTGTCTGACGTACAGAAGCGTGTGCAGGTAGATGTTAAGATGGCCATCTTGCAGATCATGAAGGAACTGAACAAGCGGGGCCGTGTGCTGGTCAATGATGCCCAG AAGGTGACTGAAGGGCAGCAGGAGCGCCTGGAGCGACAACACTGGACCATGACCAAGATCCAGAAGCACCAGGAACACATCCTGCGCTTTGCCTCCTGGGCTCTGGAGAGTGACAACAACACGGCCCTGCTGCTCTCCAAGAAGCTG ATCTACTTCCAGCTGCATCGGGCCCTCAAGATGATTGTGGACCCTGTGGAGCCACATGGCGAGATGAAGTTCCAATGGGACCTTAATGCCTGGACCAAGAGTGCAGAGGCTTTTG GGAAGATTGTGGCTGAGCGTCCTGGCACCAACTCAACAGGCCCTACATCCATGGCCCCTCCTAGGGCTCCAGGGCCCTTGAGCAAACAGGGCTCTGGCAGTAGCCAG CCCATGGAGGTGCAGGAAGGCTatggctttggctcag ACGATCCTTACTCAAGTGCAGAGCCGCATGTGTCAGGTGTGAAGCG GTCCCGCTCAGGTGAGGGCGAGGTGAGTGGCCTCATGCGCAAGGTGCCACGGGTAAGCCTCGAGCGCTTGGACCTGGATCTCACAGCTGATAGTCAGCCACCAGTTTTCAAGGTCTTCCCAGGCAGCACCACTGAGGATTACAATCTCATCGTTATTGAGCGTGGTGcggcagctgctgctgctggacaGCCTGGGACTGCTCCACCTGGGGCCCCTGGTGCCCCGCCACTGCCTGGCATGGCAATAGTCAAG gaggaagagacagaggctgCTATTGGAGCCCCGCCTACTGCCACTGAGGGCCCTGAGACCAAGCCTGTGCTGATGGCCCTGGCGGAGGGCCCCGGCGCTGAAGGCCCCCGCCTGGCCTCACCCAGTGGCAGCACCAGTTCAGGTCTAGAAGTGGTGGCTCCAGAGGGCACTTCAGCCCCAGCAGGTGGCCCAGGTGCCCTGGACGACAGTGCCACCATCTGCCGTGTCTGCCAGAAGCCAGGCGATCTGGTTATGTGCAACCAGTGCGAGTTCTGCTTCCACCTGGACTGCCACCTGCCTGCCCTGCAGGATGTGCCAGG GGAGGAGTGGAGTTGCTCTCTGTGCCATGTGCTGCCCGATCTGAAAGAGGAAGATGGCAGCCTGAGCCTGGATGGTGGTGATAGCACCGGTGTGGTGGCCAAGCTTTCGCCAGCCAACCA AAGTCGTGAGCGTGTTTTGCTGGCTCTGTTCTGTCATGAGCCCTGCCGGCCCCTGCACCAGCTGGCTACTGACTCCACTTTCTCCCTG GATCAGCCTGGTGGCACCCTGGACCTAACC CTGATCCGCGCCCGTCTCCAGGAGAAGTTGTCACCCCCCTATAGTTCCCCCCAGGAAT GCCAGGATGGGGGCCGCATGTTTAAGCAATTCAATAAGCTGACAGAG GACAAGGCAGACGTGCAGTCCATCATCGGCCTGCAGCGCTTCTTTGAAACTCGCATGAACGAGGCCTTTGGTGACACCAAGTTCTCAGCTGTGCTGGTGGAGCCCCCGCCGCTGAGCCTGCCTGGTGCTAGCCTGAGTGCCCAGGAGCTATCCAGTGGTCCTGGTGATGGTCCCTGA
- the CHMP2A gene encoding LOW QUALITY PROTEIN: charged multivesicular body protein 2a (The sequence of the model RefSeq protein was modified relative to this genomic sequence to represent the inferred CDS: substituted 1 base at 1 genomic stop codon) has translation MDLLFGRRKTPEELLRQNQRALNRAMRELDRERQKLETQEKKIIADIKKMAKQGQMDAVRIMAKDLVRTSALCAXFVLMRANIQAVSLKIQTLKSNNSMAQAMKGVTKAMGTMNRQLKLPQIQKIMMEFERQAEIMDMKEEMMNDAIDDAMGDEEDEEESDAVVSQVLDELGLSLTDELSNLPSTGGSLSVAASGKKAEAAASALVMLMPDLRKRLKNLRRD, from the exons ATGGATTTGTTATTTGGGCGCCGGAAGACACCAGAGGAGCTGCTGAGGCAGAATCAACGAGCCCTGAACCGTGCCATGCGAGAGCTGGACCGTGAGCGACAGAAGCTAGAGACCCAGGAGAAGAAAATCATCGCAGACATCAAGAAGATGGCCAAGCAGGGCCAGATG GATGCTGTGCGTATCATGGCAAAAGACCTGGTGCGCACATCGGCGTTATGTGCGTAATTTGTGTTGATGCGGGCCAACATCCAGGCTGTGTCCCTGAAGATCCAGACACTGAAGTCTAACAACTCAATGGCGCAAGCTATGAAGGGGGTCACCAAAGCCATGGGCACCATGAACAGACAG TTGAAGTTGCCTCAGATCCAGAAGATCATGATGGAATTTGAGCGGCAGGCTGAGATCATGGACATGAAGGAGGAGATGATGAATGATGCCATTGATGATGCCATGGGTgatgaggaagatgaagaagaaag tGACGCTGTTGTGTCCCAGGTCCTGGACGAGCTGGGATTGAGCCTGACAGACGAGCTGTCAA ACCTCCCCTCCACCGGAGGCTCACTCAGTGTGGCTGCCAGTGGGAAGAAAGCAGAGGCCGCAGCCTCAGCCCTAGTAATGCTGATGCCAGACCTGAGGAAACGGCTCAAGAACCTGCGGAGGGACTGA
- the UBE2M gene encoding NEDD8-conjugating enzyme Ubc12, translating into MIKLFSLKQQKKEEESAGGTKGSSKKASAAQLRIQKDINELNLPKTCDISFSDPDDLLNFKLVICPDEGFYKSGKFVFSFKVGQGYPHDPPKVKCETMVYHPNIDLEGNVCLNILREDWKPVLTINSIIYGLQYLFLEPNPEDPLNKEAAEVLQNNRRLFEQNVQRSMRGGYIGSTYFERCLK; encoded by the exons atGATCAAGCTGTTCTCGCTGAAGcagcagaagaaggaggaggagtcgGCGGGCGGCACCAAGGGCAGCAGCAAGAAGGCGTCGGCTGCGCAGCTGCGGATCCAGAAGG ACATAAACGAGCTGAACCTGCCCAAGACGTGTGACATCAGCTTCTCAGATCCAGACGATCTCCTCAACTTCAAGCTGGTTATCTGTCCTGATGAG GGCTTCTACAAGAGTGGAAAGTTTGTGTTCAGTTTTAAG GTGGGCCAGGGTTACCCACATGATCCCCCCAAGGTGAAGTGTGAGACGATGGTCTATCATCCCAACATTGACCTCGAGGGCAATGTCTGCCTCAACATCCTCAG AGAGGACTGGAAGCCAGTCCTTACGATAAACTCCATAATTTATGGCCTGCAGTATCTCTTCTTG GAGCCCAACCCCGAAGACCCACTGAACAAGGAGGCCGCCGAGGTCCTGCAGAACAACCGGCGGCTGTTTGAGCAGAATGTGCAGCGCTCCATGCGAGGTGGCTATATCGGCTCCACCTACTTCGAGCGCTGCCTGAAATAG